The nucleotide window TAGTGCGAATCGGCTCAGGGACGTCGTCAACTGGCAAGCACCCCAGGGAGTGATGCGAGTATACCCCAAGCGGTCTCGCGTTTCAGCCCTTGGTGACATCCGGATCGGTCGACAGCACCAGATCGACGCGGTCCAGCAGGTCGCGAACCTGCTCTCGGGTCGAGCTGCTGGCCTGCACATCCGGGCGTTCTTCCTTGTGCAGGAGATCGTGCGTAATGTTCAGCGCGGCCATCACCGCGATGCGGTCGGCGCCGATGACTTTGCCGCTGCTGCGGATTTCGCGCATCTTGCCGTCCAGGTAACGGGCGGCGCTGATCAGGTTGCTGCGCTCTTCCTGGGGGCAGATGATCGAATATTCTTTGTCGAGGATCTGCACGGTAACGCTATTGCTTGAACTCATGAGTCTTGCTCCAGGGCCTTGAGGCGCGAAATCATCGATTCGACCTTACGCCGGGCGATTTCATTTTTTTCAATGAGGTGCGCGCGTTCCTCGCGCCAGGTCTTTTCCTGAGCTAATAGGAGTCCATTCTGACTCTTTAGTTGCTCGACTCGAGTAATTAGCAGTTCAAGTCTGGCCATCAGCGCTTGCAGGTCGGTGTCTTCCATTGGGTCCACTGGGGTCTGATGGATGGTAGCGGGCGGACAGCCTTTAATAGTCTTGGCGAGTCTGTCGATGTAGGATACAAGGCCTTCATTCTAGACATAGCGCCGTCTGGCGCCTAGCTGCCCATGCCCATTCAGAATTCTCCGTACCAAGCCTTTGCCACCCTGCTGAGCACCAGCGGCCATCCCGTCTCGCCTGCCGAACTGCACGGCCTGTTGCTCGGCCGCAGTTGCGCCGGTGCCGGTTTCGATGCCGACAGCTGGCTGGCCGACGCCACCGAGCTGCTCGAAGGCGAGCCGCAAGACAACGTTCGCAACGCCTTGATCGGCCTGCAAGAGATGGTCAAGGGCGAGCTGACCAGCGACGACATGACCGTGGTTCTGCTGCTGCCGACCGACGACGCGCCGCTCACCGAGCGTGCGGCCGCGCTGGGCCAGTGGTGCCAGGGCTTCCTCACCGGCTTCGGGCTGACCCGTCGCGAATATGCCCTGAGCACTGAAGCCACCGAAGTGCTGCAGGATCTGGCCGCCATCGCCCAGGTGCAAGACGCCCTGGAAGAGTCCGACGACGGCGAAAGCGACTACATGGAAGTCATGGAATACCTGCGCGTCGCGCCGCTGTTGCTGTTCACCGAAACCAAGAAAACCGACGAAGCGGCTGCCAAACCGTCGTTGCATTAATCGCGTGCAAGGGAAAGCCATCTGCCCATGATTCATATCCCGAAATCGGAATACAGCCGTCGCCGCAAGGCCCTGATGGCGCAGATGGAACCCAACAGCATCGCCATTCTGCCCGCTGCCGCGGTTGCCATCCGCAACCGCGACGTCGAGCACGTCTACCGTCAGGACAGCGACTTCCAGTACCTCAGCGGGTTTCCCGAGCCTCAGGCCGTTATCGTGCTAATGCCGGGTCGCGAACATGGCCAATACGTGCTGT belongs to Pseudomonas sp. B21-015 and includes:
- a CDS encoding YecA family protein, producing the protein MPIQNSPYQAFATLLSTSGHPVSPAELHGLLLGRSCAGAGFDADSWLADATELLEGEPQDNVRNALIGLQEMVKGELTSDDMTVVLLLPTDDAPLTERAAALGQWCQGFLTGFGLTRREYALSTEATEVLQDLAAIAQVQDALEESDDGESDYMEVMEYLRVAPLLLFTETKKTDEAAAKPSLH
- a CDS encoding cell division protein ZapA, with the translated sequence MSSSNSVTVQILDKEYSIICPQEERSNLISAARYLDGKMREIRSSGKVIGADRIAVMAALNITHDLLHKEERPDVQASSSTREQVRDLLDRVDLVLSTDPDVTKG
- a CDS encoding TIGR02449 family protein, with product MEDTDLQALMARLELLITRVEQLKSQNGLLLAQEKTWREERAHLIEKNEIARRKVESMISRLKALEQDS